The Rissa tridactyla isolate bRisTri1 chromosome 6, bRisTri1.patW.cur.20221130, whole genome shotgun sequence genome includes a region encoding these proteins:
- the LOC128910809 gene encoding hexokinase-1 isoform X2, whose amino-acid sequence MESEIYNTPEDIMHGSGTRLFDHVAECLGDFMEKQQIKDKKLPVGFTFSFPCRQSKLDEGILITWTKRFKASGVEGADVVRLLNRAIKKRGDYDADIMAVVNDTVGTMMTCGFDDQRCEVGLIIGTGTNACYMEEMRHIDLVEGDEGRMCINTEWGAFGDDGSLEDIRTEFDREIDRGSLNPGKQLFEKMVSGLYMGELVRLILVKMAKEGLLFEGRITPELLTKGKFETKHVSAIEKSKEGLNKAKEILTRLGVEPSHEDCIAVQHVCTIVSFRSANLVASTLGAILNQLRDNKGVGRLRTTVGVDGSLYKMHPQYARRLHKTTRRLVPDSEVRFLLSESGSGKGAAMVTAVAYRLSEQHRLIDETLAEFKLTHEQLLQVKKRMRAEMEAGLKKKTHETAKVKMLPTFVRSTPDGTENGDFLALDLGGTNFRVLLVKIRSGKRRTVEMHNKIYAIPIEVMQGTGEELFDHIVTCISDFLDYMGIKGARLPLGFTFSFPCKQTSLDAGILLNWTKGFKATDCEGEDVVYLLREGIKRREEFDLDVVAVVNDTVGTMMTCAYEDPNCEIGLIVGTGSNACYMEEMRNIEMVDGEQGRMCVNTEWGAFGDNGCLDDIRTVYDKAVDDYSLNAGKQRYEKMISGMYLGEIVRNILIDFTKRGFLFRGQISETLKTRHIFETKFLSQIESDRLALLQVRTILQQLGLNSTCDDSIIVKTVCGAVSRRAAQLCGAGMAAVVDKIRENRGLEHLEITVGVDGTLYKLHPHFSRIMHQTVKDLAPNCDVTFLLSEDGSGKGAALITAVGCRLRDAEQN is encoded by the exons ctttttGATCATGTTGCTGAATGCCTGGGAGACTTCATGGAGAAACAACAAATCAAAGACAAGAAATTGCCAGTAGGGTTTACGTTTTCTTTCCCATGTCGACAATCCAAGCTAGATGAG GGTATTCTGATAACCTGGACGAAGCGCTTCAAAGCAAGTGGAGTGGAGGGAGCAGATGTTGTGAGGCTGCTCAACAGGGCCATCAAGAAACGTGGG gACTACGATGCAGATATCATGGCTGTTGTGAACGACACCGTTGGGACGATGATGACCTGTGGTTTTGATGACCAGCGTTGTGAAGTTGGCTTGATCATTG GCACTGGCACCAACGCTTGTTACATGGAGGAGATGCGGCACATTGACCTGGTGGAAGGGGACGAGGGCAGGATGTGCATTAACACGGAGTGGGGGGCCTTCGGAGATGATGGCTCACTGGAAGACATCAGGACCGAGTTTGATCGAGAGATCGACCGTGGATCCCTTAATCCTGGGAAGCAGTT GTTTGAGAAGATGGTCAGTGGGCTGTACATGGGGGAGCTGGTGAGGCTTATCCTGGTGAAGATGGCCAAGGAGGGGCTGCTCTTTGAGGGGAGAATCACCCCTGAGCTTCTCACCAAAGGAAAGTTTGAGACGAAGCATGTTTCTGCCATAGAAAA GAGCAAAGAAGGTTTGAACAAAGCCAAAGAAATTTTAACCCGCCTGGGGGTGGAGCCATCCCATGAGGACTGCATCGCCGTCCAGCATGTCTGCACCATTGTGTCCTTCCGCTCGGCCAACCTGGTAGCCTCCACACTGGGTGCCATCCTCAACCAGCTGCGGGATAACAAAGGGGTTGGCCGCCTCCGGACCACCGTGGGGGTCGATGGTTCCCTCTACAAGATGCATCCGCA GTACGCCCGGCGCTTGCACAAAACCACCCGGCGCTTGGTGCCTGACTCTGAAGTGCGGTTCCTGCTGTCGGAGAGCGGCAGCGGGAAGGGAGCAGCGATGGTGACGGCGGTGGCCTACCGGCTGTCGGAACAGCACCGGCTCATCGATGAGACGCTGGCCGAGTTCAAGCTCACCCAcgagcagctgctgcaggtgaAGAAGAGGATGAGGGCCGAGATGGAAGCGGGGCTGAAGAAGAAGACGCATGAGACTGCCAAAGTGAAGATGCTGCCCACCTTTGTCCGCAGCACGCCGGATGGGACAG AGAACGGAGACTTTCTGGCACTTGACCTTGGAGGGACAAACTTTAGAGTTTTGCTGGTGAAAATCCGCAGTGGTAAAAGGAGAACAGTTGAGATGCACAACAAGATCTATGCCATTCCTATAGAGGTGATGCAGGGAACAGGAGAAGAG CTGTTTGATCACATCGTTACCTGCATTTCTGATTTCCTGGATTATATGGGGATAAAAGGTGCACGTCTTCCTCTTGGCTTCACGTTTTCCTTCCCTTGCAAGCAGACCAGTCTGGATGCT ggTATCCTTCTCAATTGGACAAAAGGCTTCAAAGCTACAGACTGCGAGGGAGAAGATGTGGTGTATTTGCTTagagaaggaattaaaagaagagag GAGTTTGACTTGGATGTGGTGGCCGTGGTGAATGACACGGTAGGCACAATGATGACTTGTGCTTATGAAGACCCAAACTGTGAAATTGGACTCATTGTGG GAACTGGCAGCAATGCCTGTTACATGGAAGAGATGAGAAACATAGAGATGGTGGATGGTGAGCAAGGACGGATGTGCGTGAACACGGAGTGGGGAGCGTTCGGGGATAATGGATGCCTGGACGATATCAGGACAGTATATGACAAAGCAGTTGATGACTATTCACTAAATGCTGGAAAGCAAAG GTACGAGAAAATGATCAGCGGGATGTACCTGGGGGAAATAGTCCGCAACATTTTGATCGACTTCACCAAACGGGGCTTCCTCTTCAGAGGCCAGATTTCAGAGACGCTAAAGACCAGACATATCTTTGAAACCAAGTTCCTTTCTCAGATTGAGAG tgaCAGGTTAGCCTTGCTGCAGGTGCGCACCATCCTCCAGCAGCTGGGGCTCAACAGCACCTGCGACGACAGCATCATTGTCAAGACCGTGTGCGGAGCGGTGTCGAGGCGAGCAGCTCAGTTGTGCGGTGCTGGAATGGCTGCAGTTGTAGATAAAATTAGGGAGAACAGAGGATTAGAGCATCTGGAGATAACGGTTGGTGTGGATGGGACTCTGTACAAACTACATCCACA CTTTTCGAGGATCATGCACCAAACAGTCAAAGACCTGGCACCCAACTGCGACGTGACCTTCCTGCTGTCAGAGGACGGGAGCGGGAAAGGGGCAGCGCTCATCACGGCGGTGGGATGCAGGCTTCGTGATGCCGAGCAGAACTGA